TTTTCGGTATATATTGCCTTACCAAGCGATTATAGTTTTCGTTGGAACCTCTTTGCCAGCTTGCATATGGCTTGGCAAAGAAAAAGTCGATTTTCAAGTCTCCGGCTACCATCTGATGACACGAAAACTCTTTTCCATTGTCAGATGTGATTGTTTTCAGGAATGGTTTCCAATCCTCCAGGCAATCAATAGTAACCAGTGCGAGTTGTTCCGCATCCTTGCCATCTAATTTTCGGAGTCTGGCTATTCCGGTTGCCCTGTCGTTGATGGTTAAGATGGCACCTTTGTGATCCTTGCCTATGATAAGGTCAATTTCCAAATCACCAAAGCGTTCCCGTAGTTCAACTTCAGGCGGTCTTAGAGATATATCTGTACGATTGGGGATTGTTCCCCGCTTGTCGTAAATCACACTTCGCTTTTTGTAGCGACGTCCACGGTTTCTCAGGTCAAGATATAGCGTCCCTTTTTTACGCTTATCTTGCCAAATAAACTGATAAATACGTTCGTGTGATACACAGTTATCTCCATTTGTTTTGGCAACACCTGCAATTTGTTCCGGACTGTATTTGAGACGCAATTTATCTCGTACATAAGCCTCAACCTCAGGTGTGAAGGTTCTCGCTTTAGCTTTGTATGCCTGACGCTTCAGGTATTTACGATGCGCTAAATCATCTTTGTATTCGCCAGATCGGGCATCTGCATTACGGCGGATTTCACGACTGACAACTGATTTATCTTTATTTATTACACGGGCAATCTCACATTGTGGATACCCACTTTGCAACATTGTGCAAATAGTATATCTTTGTTCTCTGGTTAAATGACTCATAAATGTCAACTTTGGTCGGTAGACAATATAGTTCATTTTTTCCATCAGGGCAAGGGGGAGTTATTCCTCCTGGCTCTGAAAAAAACAAACTTTCCTATTTTGTCTGCAAAGTTGCATTTACAACTTGAATTTTCATGTCAATTTCTTTTATTTTTCTGAAAAGTTTATTTCCAATTCTAAAGTACTCATAGTTGTTGTTAAAATAGAAAAATACTTTATATCTTCCTCTATAACTATAAACACTTTCGATTGGCAGAGTCATAACAATCTGATTACTGTTTTTTGCAACATTATAGCCAACAATGTGAAATATTGCTTCAGCTGTAATTCCAAAACTTGAATAAGAAATCATTGAAGCCATAATAATCAATAAAACATATGTAAACACTCTGTCTATAATTGACTTAAAACCTTTGTGAAGTCTTTTTAAAAAGTTAAGTCTGAGTAATGTTATAATAACAATTCCTATAATAAAAGGTATCCACTCTACAAATAAATTGTATTTAAAACTTTGTCCAATTGTCAGTGGTTTAAGAAAAAAGTAATAAATGACAGCATATGTAAGAAACCCTACAAATAATTTATATACAATATTTTCTTCTTGACTATGTTTGATTTTTATTGAGCTCAAAAACTTAAGCATATATTTTTCTAATTTTCATGTTCGCAATACTTAGTGTTCTAATCTTGAGTCTTGTAAAAATAGTTTTACCATTTATAATTGTTTTCACTCGTAAAAAAGAGATAAATTAAGTTCCTACTAATTCTCAACCACAATGTCCCGCTTTTGCTCGTTATTTGTCAATGTAATGAAGTGAAAAGTCAAAAATACTTCCTTTATAGTCTGCGAGGAATTGTCCGCCCGAAAAAGCTGACAGAAGTAAAAAGTCTGTCAAACCCGAACTGTCTGTCTATGTCGAAAAAACGGACAGTTCGTCAAAGACTTTTCAGTGAATAAATCTCTGTCTTTTCTTTTTTTACACTGACGCATAACGTTTTGGGGCTTTGCGATGGTGGGGCAATCGAAGCACAAATCTTCAATTTTGCACAAAAGTTGAACCGAAGAACAACAGTTGAACTTTGCAGTTTCGCCCCACTATTGCAAAACCCTTGTTAGCTGCTGGGCTTAATTTTGCTAAAATAGCTTATTTTTTGAGATAATAATTTGTACTTTTGTGGCTTCACTTCCAAAAAGTATACAACACGTGGCAAAGCCTTGGATTAAATAATTATTAGGGTAATTCTCTTCAAAACCCACTTTTATGGTATAGTACTCTATTAGTATTATGCTACAATTATTTTGTTGTATAATTTAATCAAGTTTTTATGGAAAACCGTAAATGGTTTAAGACCTATATGTTTATATGGGCTGGACAGTTTGCTTCAATGCTTACAAGTTATGCTGTTCAGTTTGCTATTGTTATATGGCTTAGTCTGGAGTACAAGTCAGCCGAAGTTTTAGCCTACGCAGGAATAGCAGCTATGTTGCCTCAAGCATTGATAGGCTTAATAGCAGGTGTATATGTTGACCGTCTCAATCGTAAATATGTAATGATTTTTTCGGATGCTTTTATAGCTCTCTGTGCCCTTTTGTTACTCGTCATTTTACAAAATGAAAATGTTAATCTTATATGGATATACATTTTATTGGGTTTACGCTCTGTTGGTAATGCTTTTCACGCTCCGGCACTACAGGCAATTGCTCCGCTGATTGTACCCCAAAATGAATTGATAAAGGTAGCAGGAATTAATCAGGTGTTACATTCGGTTTGCAGTATTGGTGGTCCTGCCATTGGCACATTAGCCATTGCTTATCTTCCTATTTCAAAAGTATTGTACTTGGATTTGATTGGAGCATTGCTGGCTATTCTTTCACTCGTGATGGTGAAAATTCCCAATGTGGTTGCGAAGTCAAAATCGTCTGCACATTCTATTGCTACAGAATTTTCGGAAGGGTTTCAGACTGTTTCAAAAAACAAAGGTTTGCGTTATCTTTTTCTTTATGCAATGGCGATAACCTTTGTTATAATGCCAGCTGCCATTATGTTTCCGTTGCTCACAACAGGGCATTTTGCAGGAGGAAAATGGGAGATAGGAATTGTAGAAGTGGTTTGGGGCGGAGGTATGCTTATTGGCGGTGTCATCCTGAGTATTTTCAAATTGAAAGGCTCAAAAGTAGTCGCAGTCAATGTTATGTATGTATTATTGGGACTTACATTTATTTTGAGTGGTGTATTACCTGCAAGTTGGTTTGTAGGATTTGTGATGGTAACAGCCATTGGCGGTATCAGCCTGTCTGTTTTCAATGGCTGTTTTACAGCAATTGTACAAACAGAGGTAAGTCCTGAAAAATTAGGACGTGTATTTTCACTTTATTATAGTTTGGCAGTTTTGCCAAGTGTAATCGGTTTATTATTCACAGGCCTGATTGCAGAAGTTATTGGTGTAAACATTACGTTTATCATAAGCGGTTGTTTGGCAATCCTTGTGGGTATTCTTTCGTTTAGCACTCGCAACTTAATGCAATTAGGTAAAATCAAAAATATTTAAAAAAATGAAAAATAGAGATATTCAAAAATTAGCGGAAAGAAATGGGTTAATTCTTTCGGATGAAATGAGTTTTAATGAAATGGGAATTGATTTTAAGGTTGGTTTCGCTACAGATAGGGATGGCACAAAGTGGTTGTTGCGTATTCCAAGAAGAACAACCTTAGGCGAACAGATTGCGAATGAGAAACGCATTCTTCAATTGGTGTCGAAATACCTTTCGGTTCAAGTTCCTGATTGGCGTATAGCTAATGAAAAACTGGTAGCCTATCCTTTGCTCGATGGAAAACCTGCACTTACTTATGATGCGGAGACTTATGAAGTAACCTGGAATATGTCTAAAGAAAACGACCTTTATATACCATCATTAGCGAAAGCACTTATAGAACTTCATTCAATTCCTACGGAAGAAGTACTTCGTAATAATCTAAAAGTTTTGACACCTGAACAGGTTAGAAATGAGATTTCTGAAAGATTGATTTTGGTGAAATCTGAATTAGGGATAAATGCCGAATTAGAACTTCGGTACCAAAAATGGCTGGATAATGATGCCTTATGGCCGAATTTTACAAAATTCATTCACGGTGATTTGTATGCAGGTCATACACTTACTCATCATAATGGAGAAGTTTGTGGAATTATTGATTGGTCAACTGCACAAGTCAGCGATATAGCACAAGATTTTTCAGGTCACGTTACTGTTTTCGGTGAAGAAAGTCTGAAAAAT
The DNA window shown above is from Empedobacter falsenii and carries:
- a CDS encoding IS30 family transposase — protein: MSHLTREQRYTICTMLQSGYPQCEIARVINKDKSVVSREIRRNADARSGEYKDDLAHRKYLKRQAYKAKARTFTPEVEAYVRDKLRLKYSPEQIAGVAKTNGDNCVSHERIYQFIWQDKRKKGTLYLDLRNRGRRYKKRSVIYDKRGTIPNRTDISLRPPEVELRERFGDLEIDLIIGKDHKGAILTINDRATGIARLRKLDGKDAEQLALVTIDCLEDWKPFLKTITSDNGKEFSCHQMVAGDLKIDFFFAKPYASWQRGSNENYNRLVRQYIPKKVDFNYVTHEYVNYVEQQINNRPRKRFGYLSPNQIFDGIWNLLEKSG
- the mef(C) gene encoding macrolide efflux MFS transporter Mef(C), whose protein sequence is MENRKWFKTYMFIWAGQFASMLTSYAVQFAIVIWLSLEYKSAEVLAYAGIAAMLPQALIGLIAGVYVDRLNRKYVMIFSDAFIALCALLLLVILQNENVNLIWIYILLGLRSVGNAFHAPALQAIAPLIVPQNELIKVAGINQVLHSVCSIGGPAIGTLAIAYLPISKVLYLDLIGALLAILSLVMVKIPNVVAKSKSSAHSIATEFSEGFQTVSKNKGLRYLFLYAMAITFVIMPAAIMFPLLTTGHFAGGKWEIGIVEVVWGGGMLIGGVILSIFKLKGSKVVAVNVMYVLLGLTFILSGVLPASWFVGFVMVTAIGGISLSVFNGCFTAIVQTEVSPEKLGRVFSLYYSLAVLPSVIGLLFTGLIAEVIGVNITFIISGCLAILVGILSFSTRNLMQLGKIKNI
- the mph gene encoding Mph(E)/Mph(G) family macrolide 2'-phosphotransferase, whose amino-acid sequence is MKNRDIQKLAERNGLILSDEMSFNEMGIDFKVGFATDRDGTKWLLRIPRRTTLGEQIANEKRILQLVSKYLSVQVPDWRIANEKLVAYPLLDGKPALTYDAETYEVTWNMSKENDLYIPSLAKALIELHSIPTEEVLRNNLKVLTPEQVRNEISERLILVKSELGINAELELRYQKWLDNDALWPNFTKFIHGDLYAGHTLTHHNGEVCGIIDWSTAQVSDIAQDFSGHVTVFGEESLKNLISAYEKQGGEVWDKLFEQAVERAAAAPLAYGYFALETQDEIHLSSAKLQLGVE